Sequence from the Amycolatopsis sp. NBC_00345 genome:
TCCCGCCGGAGGTGCTCGCCTCCATCCCGCACGCGTGGCGAGCAGCCGGACTCGATCCACTCGAACTCGCCCCCGGCGTCCTGCTCGTGCTGTCCGGCAACGAGCACCAGGTCGCGGTGACGGCCGGCCCCCGATAGGAGCCGGGTTACCCCTCGGCCTGGCCGCGCAGCTCCTTCGCACGATCGCGATAGGCACGGGCTTCCCCCGGCCGCTGCTGCGAGCCAGCCAGGTCGCCGAGCTTGTCGAGCACGTCGGCCGCGTTCTTCGGCATCGCCCGCCGTTCGTAGATGGTGCCGGCTGTCAGCCATCGTGCCTCCGCTGCGGGCTCATCACCGGCTTTCAGCTCCAGGTCGCCGAGCAGCTCTTCGCAACGGGCGAGGTTCGGTGCATCCCGATCCTGCTGGGCGAAGTACTCCTTCGCTTGGCTCAGCGCGAGTTCGGCGTCGTCGAAGGACTCCAGTTTCCACGCCACCCGGGCCAGGTGCATCCGCAGCAGCGCGGCGGCCCGTTGTTCCTGGACGGGGTCATCCATGAGGTCCACTGTGGACAATGCCAGAGTCAGCGAATCCCGTGCTTCCGTGAGGCGGCCGAGGCCTTCGTAACCAAGCCCCATCCACTCGTGCGCGCTCGAAGTTCCCGGCGCGTACCCGGTGCCGAGGGCGGCGGCCGCGAACCGCACCGCGGCTTCGCCCTCGCCGAGCTGCTCGTGCAGGCCGGCCAGGTCCCGGTTGAGCTGCCACTGCACCGGTGCCGTCCGAGCGAAGTCCAGCGCACGGACGTAAAGGTCGATCAGCGCGGCGGTCCGGCGGGTCTGGTAAGCAAACGAGTAGAGCGCAGCGGGAACCGCCACGGCGAGATCGAACCAGCCGAATTCCGTGCAGCTGTGTGCTGCGGTGAGCAGGTTCAGCCATTCGACCGTGTACTCCTGGGACGCCTTATCGGCATCGTCGTATGCCGACTCGATCGACGCGTAGAGCGCTTCGGACCCCTGCGGTACCGGTCGCGGGGCGTAGGCGCGGTCCAATGCGATCGCACGCCGGGCCAGCCAAGTGGTCGCGCGCTCGGCCACCTCCTGGGCCTGCTCGGGCGACTTCTCCGCGGCGCATTTCGCCGCGTGCTCGCGGAGAAGGTAATGGAAGCGGTAACGCCCGGCGCCGCAGTCCTCGATCAAGAACCGCCGGACCAGCTTCGCCAGCCGGCGCCGCGCTTCCCGCTGGGTACAGCCGAGCACCTCCGCCGAAATCGCCAGGCCGAAGTCGGCCACCGGCATCGCGCCCCACGCCCGGTAGTCGGTCTGCTCATCGTCGGGAAGGTCGCGGTAGATGGCGTCGAAGACCCGCTCGACCGACACCTCCTCATCCTGTTCGAGGTCGGCCAGGCCCAGCGTCGCGACCAGTTCGTGCGGGTCCTCCTCGCCGCTGATGATGCGCCCGGCGCCGACTTTCAGCGCCAAGGGCAGGCCTGTGCACTTCGCGCACAGCATCCTGATGACCTCGTCCGGCACCGCGCCCGCGCCGCCCATCGCCGTGATCAGCTCACCCACCGCGGCGACGTCGAAACCGGTGAGCACGATCCGGGTGAACCCGGCGGCCGCGAGCTCGTCGTGCCGGCTCCGGCTGGTGACGATCACCAGGGCGTTGGAGACGTCGCCGAGCAGCTCCTCGACCTGCCCGGACAGGCTCACGTCGTCGATCACCAGCACCATCCGCTTGCGGGCGAGCAGGCGGCGGGCGACCGCGAGCAGGTCTTCCGGCGCCGCGGGGATCTCCGCCGCCGGTGTGCCGAACTGGACCAGCACCTGCCGGGCGAGATCCTCCGGTGGCACGACCATCCGGGCCGCCGACCCGTGCGCGTCGAGGAACAGCCCACCGTCCGGGTAGTCCCTCAGCAGCAAGTACGCCAGGTGGACCGCCAGGGTAGTCTTGCCGATCGCCGGAGGGCCTGTCACGTGCAGCAGTGTGGGCCGCCCGTCGGCGCGCGCGGTTGCCTGCCCCGCCGTCGCGAGCGCGATCGGGGCGGCCCGGTCCACGCACAACGGATCCCGGGGCAGTGTCCACGGCGCAGCTGGCTGTTCGGTCACGCGTGTCCCTCCTTCGAGCGTGCGGCCGACTTTATCGAGAATGTCGACGTTCCGTAGCGGATTCAGCACATGCGGCGTACAGCCCACAGGTCCAGCAACTGCTCCGCCGCAGCCGCGGCACCGGGCGCGGACGACACCAGCTCCCGCAACCGGCGGACATCGGCAGCCACCCGGGCGGTGCCCACCAGCCGCTCCACCCGCTCGCGCACCTCATGCGCGCCTCCGGCCGGCGCCGCGACCCCCAGCGCGATCAGTCTGGCGGCCGTCCGGCTCTGTTCACGGCTGCGGGGCGCGAGCAGCATGGGCACCCCCGCCGACGCGGCTTCCAGGACCGAGTTCATCCCGCCGTGGGTGACGAGGACGTCGGCGCGGCGGACGAGGTCCGCCTGGGGAATCGACCGCGAGGCAAACACGTTGCCGGGCAAGCGCCCGAGGGCCCCGACCGGCACCGCGCCCGTGGCCAGCACCACCAGCCAGTCGGTGCCGCGGAACGACCGGATGACCGCGGTGAGCTCGGCGGCCCGGCGCGCGAAGACCGTTCCGTAGGACACCACGGCCAGCCGTCGCGCCGGCCGTTCATGGACGATAGGCGGGACCGCTTCCCGAAGCCCGCCCAGCAACGGACCGAGGAACCGGACCGGACCGGCGTTCCGGCGGTTCCCGGGCGTCAGCTCGGCCAATCCGTTGACCAATGCCGGTTCCGCGCCGAGGAACCGCGGCGACGTGGTCCACAGCCACGCGGCGGGCGCCCCGGAGCAGAGCGAGCGCAACCACCGCGCATGCGGGTCGAGCACCACCAGCGAGGGCGGGCCCGCCCTCAACTCTTGCTGCCACACCAGCCGGAACTCTTCGGCGATGCGGCGCCGCTCGGTCGCTGACCGGTACCGGTCAGCGAGGTCCGCGGGTCGCCAGCCCGGCGCCACCCGTGCCCCGCCCGCGGGACCCGTGACAACCGGGACCGCACCCGCCGCACGTACCGCGCCGGCGTATTCGGCGGCCACGACCACCCGCACCGACGCTCCCCGCCGCACCAACTCCGCGGCGACCGCCAGGAACGGGCTCACATGGCCCCGAGCCGGATACGGCACCAGCAGGATCCCCACCGACGAAAGGATACCGGGCCGAGCCGTCCGGGCGCGGTCGTCACTGCATCGGCAGGGTGATGGTCGAGCCGGGCAGGATCTCGTAGTCGATCCTGGTGAGCCGGGACGCCGTGGCGAGGGGTTCACCTGTGCCGGTGTTGCGGGCGTACTGCGGGAACGAGCCGCCGGAGACCTGGACCCGCAGCCGGTGTCCCGGCTTGAACCGCCACGCCGTCGGCCACATCGTCACCTCGGCCGAGCGGACACCGTCTTCGCCGGCCGGGTGGTCCTGCGGGGTGAGGCGCCGCAGCCCGTCGCACACGTTGATCGAGCGGCCCTCCGGGTCGACGTCGCAGAGCCGGACGAACACGTCGGCGTGTTCCGTGCTCGTGCGCAGGCTGATCCGGGCGGACACCGGGCCGATCGCCTCGAGTGGCCGGGTCAGCACCTCGCCGGTGTGGACGAGCACGTCCGGCCGGGCCTCCAGCTTCGTGTTGTCCTTGCGGCCGGCGGATTTCGGGTCCAGGGTCGGCCCGCCGGTGGTGGGTGTCGGGTCCGCCGGGTCGTAGGTGAACCGGCCTGCCCCCTCGCGGGCCGGTTCACCCGCCAGGCCGCCGTCCGGCCGGAGGTACCACGACTGGCCGGTGGTGCCCGGTGGCGGGTACTCGGGATAGTCACGCCACTCGTCCGCGCCGCCGACGTGGAGGCGCACCGGCAGCTCACGCAACGCGCTGGTGTCCCCCGTGACGTGCGCCTTGAACCAGGCGATCGCTTCCGGGATCGCGGTGCCCGCCTGCTTGAACTCGACGTGCGCCCAAGGGCCGACGGTCAGCCGGGGATTACGGCCGGCGGCGCGCATCGCGGCGTAGTCGGCCAGCATGCCGGGGACCAGGATGTCCAGCCAGCCACCGAAAAACGTGGTCGGGGCGGTGATCTCCCCGATCCGGTGCCGGTGGCCGCGCTCGGTCCGCCAGTAGGGCTTCTCCGGGTCGTTGTTGACCAGCCAGTCCCCGAAGAAGCCGACGTCCTTGCCCGTCCCCCGTTCGGCGGCTTCGGACAACGGGAGGTGGCTCATCGCTTTCTGCGCCCGTTTGTCGCCGAGGATCTCGCCGAGGTCGGCGCGCAGCGGGCTCTTGCGTTCGAGGGTGACGGTCCGCGCGGTCCAGCCGAGGGCCGCGCCCAGCAGGAACGACCCGCCGCTGTAGAGGACATCGGCGGAGTTCGAGCCGATGATCATCGGGTACAGGGCGGTGATCCGGTCACCGGCGTCCGGCGCGATGGCCAGCTGCACGTACCCCAGGTAGCTGGCGCCGAAGGTCACCACTTTCCCGTTGTGCCACGGCTGTTTCTCCAGCCAGTCGAGCGTGGCCAGCCCGTCGCGCTTGTCGTCGGCGAACGGAGAGAACTCTCCTCCCGCGCCGTCGGTTCCCCGGACGGTCGCCATCAGGACGATGAAACCGCGCTCCGCGAAACTCTGGTGGATCAGGCGGCTGAGCAATCCGTTTCGCCCGTACGGTGTGCGCACCAGCAACGTCGGCGCGTTCGGCACCCCACGTGGTTCGTACAGGTCCGCGACCAGCTCCACGCCGTCATAGGCGGGAATCCGGAGATCCTTGGTGACCTTGAGCTTCCGGGTGACCGGCGGCGGCAGTTTCAGTGCCCGTTCGAAGATCCGGCTCTGCAACGACATGGTTCCTCCGGTTCAGGGCTGGATGGTGATGCGCTGCTGGCTGGTGTCGTCCAGCCAGTACGCCCGGCCCTCGTCGACGATGAGCAGTTCCTCGAACTTGCAGCCGAATTCGCCGACCCGCAGGTGCGGCTCGACCGCCCACACCCCGGTCTTCGGGCCGTGGTGCAGCGGGCCGAGTTCCTCCGGGAAGACCAGGCGGCGCAGGACGTTCAGCAGGAAACCCGGTCCGTGCCAGCTGGCCATGTAGCCGAAGATCCTGGCGGGCGGGAAGTAGGGGAACCGGGTGAAGAACCTGCCGTGCCGGTAGACGCGGTGGCCCATGACGTGACCGACGTAGCCGTTGACCGCGTTTTCGAAACCGGCGGCCCGGATCTCGCCGTCCACCCAGGCGAAGACATCGCGTGCCTGCTCGGGGTCGGCGAACCGCTCCGGCAGCCGGGTGCGGAGTTCGGACAGGAAGTCCTGCGCGCGTTCGAGTTCGGGGTTCTCGCCCACGCCGACGGTGTAGGCGATATCTCCGGTGTAACCGTCCAGCACGGGAGCGCAGTCGAGGATCGCGACGTCGTTCTCACGCAGGGTGCGGCCCTCGTCGCGGGCGGGTTCCCACTGCGAGTCCGGCGCCAGGGTGCGCGGGCCGAACGCGGCGATGGGCTTGTGCAAGTGCGCGCGGATACCGTGGTCGCGCAACCAGTCCGTCATCCAGCGCTGGGTACGGCCCTCGGTCCAGCCGGGCCGCAGCTCGGAGGCCGCCGCCTGGGCACAGCGGAACGAGAGCCCCTGCGCGGTCCTGAATCCGTCCACTTCGGACGGTGTCGGGGTGGTGGACGACGCCGTGCGCCGGCCGGAGAGCCAGTGCGCGACTCGGCCGCCCTCGGTGTTCTGCTGGATATCGGTCATGGTCGTCCTCGCCGGGCGGGGGTCCGCTGTCCCCCAGCACCGTAAGCGCGCGAGGTGCGCCACCGGAAACACCGAATCGGCCCCGGATGCACAGCCAAAAGCTGTCAATGACGGTTAGGGCGTGTCTGATAAAGGTTTCGGTTGGTGGCTGGGATGCTGCCGGTTGTGTCACGGTTTCGGTTGCTTTCAGACGATGAGTGGGCGTTGATCGAGGGTTTGCTGCCGGTCCGTACCGGTAAACAAGGCAGGCCGTTCTCCGATGCGCGGGCGATGGTCGAGGGGATCATCTACCGGTATCGGTGCGGGATCGCGTGGCGGGACGTGCCCGAGGTGTTCGGTCCGTGGCAGACGATCTAGACCTGGCACCGCCGGATGGCCGGCGACGGTACGTGGGACACCGTGTTGCAGCGCCTGCTGAGTACCGCGGACGCGGCCGGGCAGATCGACTGGGCAGTATCGGTCGACTCGACGATCGCGCGGGCGCATCAGCACGCCACCAACGTCAGCCGTCCCACAGGGGGCTGGGTCGAACTACACGGATCTGCTCACCGAGCCGCCTGATCATGCGATCGGCCGCTCCCGCGGCGGCTGGAGCACGAAAGTGCACCACCGGGCTGGGCACGGTCGGGCACGTACTCGTCCCGACCGTGTCCGGGGCGACAAGGCCTATTCCTCCCGCGCGATCCGTGGACATCTGCGCGCTCGTGGCATCGTCGCGGTGATCCCCGAACCTGCCGATCAGGCCGGGCACCGCAAACGCCGGGGCTCAAGCGGTGGTCGTCCACCGGCGTTCGACTCGGTGGACTACCGCGGCCGCAACGTTGTCGAGCGCCGGTTCAACGAGCTCAAACAATGGCGTGGCCTGGCCACCCGCTACGACAAGCTAGCCATCGTCTACCGGTCCGCGGTCGTCCTCCACACAGTGATCACCTGGACAAAGGCATTGTCAGACACGCCCTAGCTGCTCGGCCACGCCTCGAACGGGTGCTCGATCTTCGCGATCAACTCGGTTTCGGTGTCGCGAACCGCGCGTGCGGCGGCGATCAGGCTGTCGATCACGGCGTTGCGGCGGTCGGCGTGCCAGGCGATCGCCAGCGGGGAGCCGCGGAGCTCCGGGATGGCGACATAACGGACGCCCGAGTGGGGCGTGTACCGCCGGATCGAGCCGACCGTGATCGCGCACGCGGCGCCGGCGGCCACGATCTCGTTCTCCTCGGTCTGCGAGTGGGTCTCGATCAGGCGCGGCCGAGCCTGGCCCGCCCGGTGTTCGACGAGCGTCCAGTAGTCCTGCCAGGCGGTGTCCGCGGTGATGCCGACCGCGAAGGGCTGGTCGAGCGCGAGGACGTCGCTGAGGCTGACCTCGTCGTGGGCGGCCAGGGGATGTCTCGCCGAGAGCGCGATGACGCGGGGTTCGACGAAGAGGGTCTCGTATTCGACGCGCGGGGCCGAAACCGGCGGCCGGATGATGGCGATGTCGGCCCAGCCGTCCATCAGCCCGGCCGAGGTGTCACTGAAGTCGAATTCGCGCAGCTCGAACTTGACGGCGGGGAACCGCTCGCGGAACTCGGCCAGCAGCGGCGCGGTGAGTTCGAGCGCGGCGGCGACCACGAAGCCGATCTTGATGGTGCCGATCTCGCCCCGCGCCGCCTGCCGGGCGTCTTCGACGGCCTGGTCGAGGATCGTCAGCGCGGTCTTCGCGGCGGCGAGGAAGGCCTCGCCGGCCGTGGTGAGCTCGACCTTGCGGGTGGTGCGGCGGAGCAGCTCGACCCCGATCTCGTCCTCGAGCTGCCGGATCTGCGCGCTCAGCGACTGCTGCGCGATGTACAGCCGGTTCGCCGCGCGCCCGAAATGGAGCTCTTCGGCCACGGCGATGAAGTACCGGAGCTTGCGCGAGGACAGATCCACAGCCGGGGACTGTAACTCAAGCCGGAAAGCACTGTTTCAGTTCGAGGCGGTCGGCGTGTCACCGTGGTGGCCGGCCCGCCGCGGCTCCGGACCTGGAGAAACCGTCGTGCCGGACCCGGCGGCCGGTGCCACGCCCGTGGCCCGCCCGGGCCCCCGCGACCTCGGAAGGTTCGTCATGACCACCATCGCCCAGGCCCTCACCCGCGGCGCGGCCCGGCATCCCGAGCGGATCGCGGTCACGCTCGACGACCACGAACTGAGCTACCGGGCCCTCGACGAGGCGAGTGCCCGCGTGGCCGCGCTGCTGCGGGCGCGGGGAGTCCGCCCCGGCGACCGGGTCGGCATCATGCTGCCCAACGTGCCGTTCTTCGCCGCCGCCTACTTCGGCGTGCTGCGGGCCGGTGCGATCGCGGTGCCGATGAACATCCTGCTGAAGCCCCGCGAAGTGGCCTACTACCTCGCAGACTCCCAGGCTGCGCTGCTGTTCGCCTGGCACGAGGCCGACACCGGCGCGCCGGGAACGGA
This genomic interval carries:
- a CDS encoding M24 family metallopeptidase; amino-acid sequence: MTDIQQNTEGGRVAHWLSGRRTASSTTPTPSEVDGFRTAQGLSFRCAQAAASELRPGWTEGRTQRWMTDWLRDHGIRAHLHKPIAAFGPRTLAPDSQWEPARDEGRTLRENDVAILDCAPVLDGYTGDIAYTVGVGENPELERAQDFLSELRTRLPERFADPEQARDVFAWVDGEIRAAGFENAVNGYVGHVMGHRVYRHGRFFTRFPYFPPARIFGYMASWHGPGFLLNVLRRLVFPEELGPLHHGPKTGVWAVEPHLRVGEFGCKFEELLIVDEGRAYWLDDTSQQRITIQP
- a CDS encoding LysR substrate-binding domain-containing protein, whose translation is MDLSSRKLRYFIAVAEELHFGRAANRLYIAQQSLSAQIRQLEDEIGVELLRRTTRKVELTTAGEAFLAAAKTALTILDQAVEDARQAARGEIGTIKIGFVVAAALELTAPLLAEFRERFPAVKFELREFDFSDTSAGLMDGWADIAIIRPPVSAPRVEYETLFVEPRVIALSARHPLAAHDEVSLSDVLALDQPFAVGITADTAWQDYWTLVEHRAGQARPRLIETHSQTEENEIVAAGAACAITVGSIRRYTPHSGVRYVAIPELRGSPLAIAWHADRRNAVIDSLIAAARAVRDTETELIAKIEHPFEAWPSS
- a CDS encoding ATP-binding protein, which gives rise to MTEQPAAPWTLPRDPLCVDRAAPIALATAGQATARADGRPTLLHVTGPPAIGKTTLAVHLAYLLLRDYPDGGLFLDAHGSAARMVVPPEDLARQVLVQFGTPAAEIPAAPEDLLAVARRLLARKRMVLVIDDVSLSGQVEELLGDVSNALVIVTSRSRHDELAAAGFTRIVLTGFDVAAVGELITAMGGAGAVPDEVIRMLCAKCTGLPLALKVGAGRIISGEEDPHELVATLGLADLEQDEEVSVERVFDAIYRDLPDDEQTDYRAWGAMPVADFGLAISAEVLGCTQREARRRLAKLVRRFLIEDCGAGRYRFHYLLREHAAKCAAEKSPEQAQEVAERATTWLARRAIALDRAYAPRPVPQGSEALYASIESAYDDADKASQEYTVEWLNLLTAAHSCTEFGWFDLAVAVPAALYSFAYQTRRTAALIDLYVRALDFARTAPVQWQLNRDLAGLHEQLGEGEAAVRFAAAALGTGYAPGTSSAHEWMGLGYEGLGRLTEARDSLTLALSTVDLMDDPVQEQRAAALLRMHLARVAWKLESFDDAELALSQAKEYFAQQDRDAPNLARCEELLGDLELKAGDEPAAEARWLTAGTIYERRAMPKNAADVLDKLGDLAGSQQRPGEARAYRDRAKELRGQAEG
- a CDS encoding CocE/NonD family hydrolase, translating into MSLQSRIFERALKLPPPVTRKLKVTKDLRIPAYDGVELVADLYEPRGVPNAPTLLVRTPYGRNGLLSRLIHQSFAERGFIVLMATVRGTDGAGGEFSPFADDKRDGLATLDWLEKQPWHNGKVVTFGASYLGYVQLAIAPDAGDRITALYPMIIGSNSADVLYSGGSFLLGAALGWTARTVTLERKSPLRADLGEILGDKRAQKAMSHLPLSEAAERGTGKDVGFFGDWLVNNDPEKPYWRTERGHRHRIGEITAPTTFFGGWLDILVPGMLADYAAMRAAGRNPRLTVGPWAHVEFKQAGTAIPEAIAWFKAHVTGDTSALRELPVRLHVGGADEWRDYPEYPPPGTTGQSWYLRPDGGLAGEPAREGAGRFTYDPADPTPTTGGPTLDPKSAGRKDNTKLEARPDVLVHTGEVLTRPLEAIGPVSARISLRTSTEHADVFVRLCDVDPEGRSINVCDGLRRLTPQDHPAGEDGVRSAEVTMWPTAWRFKPGHRLRVQVSGGSFPQYARNTGTGEPLATASRLTRIDYEILPGSTITLPMQ
- a CDS encoding glycosyltransferase, whose protein sequence is MGILLVPYPARGHVSPFLAVAAELVRRGASVRVVVAAEYAGAVRAAGAVPVVTGPAGGARVAPGWRPADLADRYRSATERRRIAEEFRLVWQQELRAGPPSLVVLDPHARWLRSLCSGAPAAWLWTTSPRFLGAEPALVNGLAELTPGNRRNAGPVRFLGPLLGGLREAVPPIVHERPARRLAVVSYGTVFARRAAELTAVIRSFRGTDWLVVLATGAVPVGALGRLPGNVFASRSIPQADLVRRADVLVTHGGMNSVLEAASAGVPMLLAPRSREQSRTAARLIALGVAAPAGGAHEVRERVERLVGTARVAADVRRLRELVSSAPGAAAAAEQLLDLWAVRRMC
- a CDS encoding transposase, translating into MHHRAGHGRARTRPDRVRGDKAYSSRAIRGHLRARGIVAVIPEPADQAGHRKRRGSSGGRPPAFDSVDYRGRNVVERRFNELKQWRGLATRYDKLAIVYRSAVVLHTVITWTKALSDTP
- a CDS encoding transposase, which codes for MLPVVSRFRLLSDDEWALIEGLLPVRTGKQGRPFSDARAMVEGIIYRYRCGIAWRDVPEVFGPWQTI